One Pomacea canaliculata isolate SZHN2017 linkage group LG1, ASM307304v1, whole genome shotgun sequence genomic window, TACCTTGACATATGTCTCCCCCAGAGGATAGTCCCACACCGCCAGGTCTGACCTCTGCAGGTCACCGGACTCAAAGGCGTTGCTGCTGATGTTCTTCCAAAACTCGTAGAAGTTGCCTTCAATCATCGCCATGCGCTCGAAGTACGTCTGCACCGAGGTGCCGCCAACCACAGAGTATTGGACCGCCGACTGTCTGGTCAGGTCCTACGTAGACATTCAACACTGTGTTTTACTCATTTTTAGAAGACGCACACAGAACATTCctgaatattattattgttgtgtttttgtttcacgTAGCAAATATTCGACAAGAAAAgttccaccaaaaaaaaaaaatcagaaaagagTGCAAGCGGACATCTAATAAATATATGttagcaagaaaaaatattacttattgaGGAAAGGTAAGTTTACCCGccatggatggatggatgaatgtGGCTTACGACGAGTGTACGACAAAGACACCTACCGGCAAGCTCCCCGTTTGAATTTCCAAACGGAAGAGGGTGACACTTATGTGTCAAATCCCAAAACTAgtattgaaatatttctaaGTATGATTGCATGTGTTGTTAAAAAAGTTATCTCTGTTAGTGTAAGTTACTAACATAGTTATGTTTCTATGATTAGCTGCTTCTGACTTCATAGGGTTAGGGTATGATGAGAGGCTGATGAAAGATTTCGTGTACATTGCCAGGAACAATGCgtttttttcttgtgtctatgttgttttatgtaaattattttatgtggtagtattttatgttttgtatgtattgtataaTGAACAATATGTTTTTGTCCTTCGAGCTGCTTTTTAAGCATCCGAGGACATGAGAATCTTTAAAGATTACGgttattaaagaaaacttacttTAAACTTCACGAGAAGGGACTGACAAGGTAGCCACAAGGAGGAGTTACAAGGTAACAAGAACTCACTGACAATGAGTTTATGGAGGTCGTTAGACGAGATGTAGTGAGGAAGGCGGCGAGGTTGGCGGTGTAGTTGGCCATGGTTGTGCTGCAGAAAAACCAAAAGCCGGCGACCAGAATGCGACTGGACAACGCTCGAGGAGTGCGTTCTGGACCTGCCGAACACCATGGAAGTTCTCAGAAGGTAAGTGCGACTTAGTAATGACCAAACTCATATTAACTTGTGTAGCCAGGAGTGAACTAACATTGGAGTAAGCGAAGACGAACAGACGAACATACAAACGGATGGTAGTCAAAGAAATTAAGCGAGGGGATCGAGTGGTTGAAAGTAGCACAGGGGATGAGAGGAAGACACCTTGGGTACATGGATATACATAGGAACTTTATGCGTCAGAATTGCACAAAGCGAAAAGATTCACCTGACAAGGTGAAGGAAGCGGTGACGAGCCACAAGCCCTCCTTGATGTCGAACTTATCTAGACAGTTGGTGTCTCTCCCAGAGTTCCTGGCGTTGTAGGGGCTGAAGTAGTCGAAGACGGCCAGCAGGAGCCCGGTGAAGAGCAGGACCCCTAGCCACGCGCCCCACATGGAGTTGGAGAAGACAGTGACGAAGAAAAGGAGGTTCTGCTGCGTCTTCACTTGCTGCATGAGGATCTCGATCCCTGCGAACTCGTAGAAGGGAGTGGTGAAGTCCACCACAACCTCGCGCTCCGCACTCACCGTCAGCGGCGCTACAGCCAGGTCCGCCGTCTGCGACAGgcacgacaacaacaacacagggTCAGGGTCAGTGcttgctggctgatggctgcaaggaccatcattgtcattgtccttgtcattgtcattgtcatcgtttGCAGTACCCGACGACTTTGGcagtttctttgttcttgttaatgatttttttaattgcgaatttttttctctttttttgctgttatttttttattggaaatgttttgtttctcttcttgatgttgttttgttctagttattattatttgctgttaCACTTAATCTTGTAATTAGTATTTGttgttatatttcattttgttattatttatgttgttttgttgtttagttttgctGTTGATCATTTTGCTGttcctgttgttttgttgtttgtgttaatagtgtttaatgttatttttctttttaatcattctttctgttgctgtttattTAGTTAGtggttttattcttctttttgtaaCATCGTTTCAAATGTAAACTGTCTTACTAGTATGATTTATGAGTTAAAGTAAGTCAAACAAGCCAAGAGGTAGAAACAAACTAGAAAGAAGGGCCTCTCGCCGTGTTACCCCTGACACGACCATTCCAACTATTCCGGTCCAGGTTCCGTTTTCGAGCAGCACCCCGAATTCCTGATCAAATGGTTCGGTAAAATAGTAAGTTAGGTTGAGTGTTGATGCAATTTCGTTCCAGACATCCACCGCATACCCGGAGTACTGCGCTGTTCCGTTGTCATCTGTCCTTCGAAAGATAAAAGGTGGCGCCTGCAACAAAAATCTCCTTGCACAGGCAAGGGACCGTGTAGCCCACAAATATGTCTACTGATAGCTACTGATAGCTCCTTCTACAAGCAAGTGAACGTGTAGCCCACAAATATATGTCTACTGATAGCTACTTCTACAAGCAAGGGACCGTGTAGCCCACAACTACGTCTACTGATAGCTACTTCTACAAGCAAGGAAGCCTGTAACCAACAAATACCTGTGTCTACAGTTACACAGATATACTTTGTGCTACAGGTACACAGAAGCAACTGGGGTAACAGATCcgattaaaacaataataaattagaGAGTACGCTCTAAGCGGTTTAGGATAAGCTTATTCAATGATAATatatgcaaaaaaaacaaaaaaaaaacaaaacaaaacaaagaaaatgaaaaagccATAAAATGCagcaagcaaaaaataataagaaaataaaataaaaaaataaattaaggaTGAAGAAACCACAAAAGGAagcaattttaattttctatcGAGgctattatctccctttacttcAAGCTTAAAGCTTTATCTGTTCATGCCTAATGCACTGTCAGCGTTTCTATTCGTTTAAACATTAGTGCTTTATTTCAGTTACAAATTATTACAAACATCAAGTTTGCTTTCACTCACATACTTTCTCTGCCTGCACTTTTAAGTCGTAGTGCCATAGAGATGCATTTCTGAAAGCTGtcctgtgttgttgttgttgcctcaCCTTTaactcattttctttatttcttccgtTATCATTTTAGCTTTGTTTTTGAGAAGATTTAACTAGCAAATGGCATTGTACATTCATTACATTTAGCCGACTGAATGTAAATAAGATATGTTTGCTTACATGCAGTGTTGCCACTGCAAGAACAGAGGAATTGTTGCCGCTGTGAAGTTCAGGTTTATCCAGAACTAGACCTTTTGATGGTGTCCACACGCCAAgcttgaataaaatattaatttaaagataaaaccAGTCGATTAATATCAAAAAATTTTGCTGAACATAAAACTTAGGTAAATGATATAGTTATTTTATCAGAATAAAATTCAAACATTTGCAATTGTTTGTTAAAGAAGTTACCAACaataaacactgacacacacacatccccttcaacacacacacgcccgtACGTTCATGAACACTTCAACTGCTCTCACTTTGTTAAGTGCCTTTGTATCTTGAACTGAATAAAAATCCAAAGAGAAGTTCACATTTGGTGCAGTTTCCATTTCATCCTgaaaaaaaccagttttaatCCTCAGACTGTTTCATATCAATACTAAAAAAACTATGACCCTCACGTTAAAGATAGACTTTACctaaacaaagtattttatgttaCCCTCTTCATACACGAAGACTAGAAATGCTAGTATAGTGCTTTGGAAAAATAAGTacctttcaataaaaatgtatagTAACGGCATAcagaatataaattaatatgctattatttattaaaatagagTTTTGTGGTCAAGAAATGACTATAGCTTACATCTGCCTTGGAGAATAAACAAGATGTTACAATGCTACTAATAGATTGTGATTGACCTCCGGATGTAAAACTTACAGTCACACCAGACTTCAGGGTCTCTCTTGCTAATGCCGCGGCTTTCAAAAGAATCAAACTTTCAacctgaaaaatacaaaataaaaagagcagGCAGTTGTCACAaaatcagtgtgatgacagtaAAACAACCGCGTTTGTGTTAAAAGCAAAAAGAGGTGGTTTTCGTCACTCCGACCTATGACCTTTGCCACACACCATTTAAATTTGCTTTCactattgttgtttttagtaTCCAAGTTCTTTTATTCGTTGATAAGGGATTGAAAGCCATGTACCTCAGTGAGTCCTGAGATATTTTTCCACGTGACAGGAAGGTCCTGGACATACTGCTCCGAGTGGACGATGACCGTGGTTAAGGCGGGACAACTCGTGCAGTCAAAGGTCGTGGCATCAGTCGTCAGGAACATCCAGCGCAAATTCTGCGGCAGGTGGTCAGGCTGCATCTGCAACACGTCGTCAGCAAGTGGTCCACCGGCAGGTTTCACAATTATTGATTTGGCCACAGGAAAAACAAAGCATCAACTCAGTTTATCTTTATGTGGCGCCACGTGCCAAGCCTGTCAACCCACAATCCTCTCGTAACGTTTTAAAACGTGCTGAAAACGTTTTACGTGTTCTTGTTGACATTTATCACGGGAGTCGCTTACCTCATGTCACTTATCTGCGTTGATCCGTGTATTTAATGTGTACACAATTTGTTATTTGTATCACATCACCCTGATGTCACAGAGTTCGCTGTATTTGCCTTGCACGTGTGTGCTACTAAGACCTAAGCTCTTTTTAAAATCCCAGAACCCACTCAAACGCCACCATGAATTAAATGTCCGCTACAAGAtccataatattttaaaaacaaaattccggTCATGTCTAGCATCCTTCTTattaatataaagaaaagtaatgcTTTAGATCCTAAACAGATGTTTTGCAAATGGAAGATACCCAATGTcgggaataaaaaaaacattgagcTGTTGTAAGAAAGGAATTTCAAGAATTCAGACTCTGAAGGTATTCTTATCTTTGGTATCAGctgtaaaatatgcaaaaacagCCTAGCTCTAACGTTTATATCTAATAGACTACGCATTCTCAAGTTTCCTATTTAGGAGAAAGTTTGTGAATTATCGTTAGTTTACAGGAACTGACGAGTGACAAAACCTACAGACGATGACAGAGCACGAAAGGTGCTTACATCTTCAAGAATTTGCTTGAGAAATGCAGTTTTTCCGATGACAGTGACATAATGCAAGGTATGTAGAGTGGCCAATCGTGACAACCACTGGACGGCGCCTGCAATCTGTCCGCTAGAGACTGGCCACTCCCCGAGCACGCGCATCAAGAGAGGAATCGCTGCAGACGTGGCACATCTTGGAAAGCTGGTGACATCTAGATGCAAAAACAACACGATCAACAACTCGTGtgattaatattaataaaatattgtaaacaaacatttgccAGAGTGGAAGAGAGTTCACTTCGTCTTCAAAACTTttgacatggtgaaccacttacgaTAACTGCCCTTATGGCTACTACACTATGTACTCTTCATCTTTTACTTTGCACCTGGGCTTCCTCACCTGTT contains:
- the LOC112576584 gene encoding ionotropic receptor 25a-like isoform X2, with translation MCALRDVLRTVFIVICVETSHTVFGGQIEPDFKYLLYKISQNTSAMDLLSTAQKWLADDNRTAVVDMTNDCRLSALAAVTQLPLVRASVVSCDHVYSRTVSARATLQTYVTASFTTTPQGFSNCLARVVLVTEYATDVTSFPRCATSAAIPLLMRVLGEWPVSSGQIAGAVQWLSRLATLHTLHYVTVIGKTAFLKQILEDMQPDHLPQNLRWMFLTTDATTFDCTSCPALTTVIVHSEQYVQDLPVTWKNISGLTEVESLILLKAAALARETLKSGVTDEMETAPNVNFSLDFYSVQDTKALNKLGVWTPSKGLVLDKPELHSGNNSSVLAVATLHAPPFIFRRTDDNGTAQYSGYAVDVWNEIASTLNLTYYFTEPFDQEFGVLLENGTWTGIVGMVVSGTADLAVAPLTVSAEREVVVDFTTPFYEFAGIEILMQQVKTQQNLLFFVTVFSNSMWGAWLGVLLFTGLLLAVFDYFSPYNARNSGRDTNCLDKFDIKEGLWLVTASFTLSGPERTPRALSSRILVAGFWFFCSTTMANYTANLAAFLTTSRLTTSINSLSDLTRQSAVQYSVVGGTSVQTYFERMAMIEGNFYEFWKNISSNAFESGDLQRSDLAVWDYPLGETYVKAWSDIQRYGLLKDSKEGLERVMAGGFALIDDAPYVEYEKTQRCGLITIGKQFSIKSYALALPQGSPLTERISNVILKCSRRQRWRR
- the LOC112576584 gene encoding ionotropic receptor 25a-like isoform X1 produces the protein MCALRDVLRTVFIVICVETSHTVFGGQIVLAVDTNSSIKNDILCDLSLKEPDFKYLLYKISQNTSAMDLLSTAQKWLADDNRTAVVDMTNDCRLSALAAVTQLPLVRASVVSCDHVYSRTVSARATLQTYVTASFTTTPQGFSNCLARVVLVTEYATDVTSFPRCATSAAIPLLMRVLGEWPVSSGQIAGAVQWLSRLATLHTLHYVTVIGKTAFLKQILEDMQPDHLPQNLRWMFLTTDATTFDCTSCPALTTVIVHSEQYVQDLPVTWKNISGLTEVESLILLKAAALARETLKSGVTDEMETAPNVNFSLDFYSVQDTKALNKLGVWTPSKGLVLDKPELHSGNNSSVLAVATLHAPPFIFRRTDDNGTAQYSGYAVDVWNEIASTLNLTYYFTEPFDQEFGVLLENGTWTGIVGMVVSGTADLAVAPLTVSAEREVVVDFTTPFYEFAGIEILMQQVKTQQNLLFFVTVFSNSMWGAWLGVLLFTGLLLAVFDYFSPYNARNSGRDTNCLDKFDIKEGLWLVTASFTLSGPERTPRALSSRILVAGFWFFCSTTMANYTANLAAFLTTSRLTTSINSLSDLTRQSAVQYSVVGGTSVQTYFERMAMIEGNFYEFWKNISSNAFESGDLQRSDLAVWDYPLGETYVKAWSDIQRYGLLKDSKEGLERVMAGGFALIDDAPYVEYEKTQRCGLITIGKQFSIKSYALALPQGSPLTERISNVILKCSRRQRWRR